Below is a window of Streptomyces sp. NBC_01429 DNA.
GCGGCGGGCACAGGCACGGCCGCGGGCTCCGGCGCCGCGTCGACCAGCTCCCCGCCCACCCGCAGCTTGAGCGGCGCGGTCAGCCCCCGCGCCCCGTACACCAGGTCGGGGCGTACGGCGAGGACGGCGCCGACGGTCAGCGCCGTGATCACGGCCTCGCCAATGCCGATCAGCACATGGACGCCGACCATCGCGGTCAGCACCTTGCCGATCGGGATGTCCGTGGTCCCGCCGAGCGCGTACATCGCGGTGAAGGCGAGCGCGGCGGCCGGTACGGAGACCAGCGCGGCGACGAAGGACGCGGCGGTGACCGAGCGGCGGGTGCGGGGCAGGACCTTGACCAGGCCCCGGAAGAGCGCGTACGCGACGACGGTGGTCACCACGGCCATGTCGGTGATGTTCACACCGAGCGCGGTGAGCCCACCGTCCGCGAAGAGGATGCCCTGCATGAGCAGGACGACCGAGATACAGAGGACGCCGGTGTACGGGCCGACGAGTATCGCCGCGAGCGCCCCGCCCAGCAGATGCCCGCTCGTCCCGGCGGCCACCGGGAAGTTCAGCATCTGTACGGCGAAGACGAAGGCGGCGACGAGTCCGGCGAGGGGCGCGGTGCGCTCGTCCAGCTCGCGGCGGGCGCCGCGCAGGCTGACGGCGACGGCGCCCGCCGCGACGGCGCCGGTGGCGACCGAGACGGGGACGTTGATGAATCCGTCGGGCACATGCATGTCGGGGCTCCGCTCCCTGTTGCCGCGAGGACGGTGGTGCCGCGAGGACCGTGCGGCGGTGAACCGTCCGATAATAGAGCCCTCTTGCGAACACTTCGCAAGAGCGAGTGACATGCGAGTGGACCGGTTGCGGTTCCGCACAAGATTCCGTACGAATTGACAGAGTTTGTAGGATTAAGTCCTAAATGCTCGATAAACCGAGATAGACCGATACGCCGAGGAGCGATTCGATGTCACCCGTCGTCGAACAGCCCGCCAAGGCCCGCCTCATCACCGACGCCCCCCACCCCAGGACCGTCTCCGTGACTCTCCGCTACGACGGCGCGGATCCGCTGGCCATGCGTATCGTGTTCCCGCCCGAGGTCTCCCTGGACCGCGAGCGCGGCGAAGTGGTCTGGGCCTTCGCCCGCGACCTCCTCGAATCCGGCCTGCGGCTGCCCTCGGGCAACGGCGACGTCCAGGTGTGGCCCTGCGGCCGGGCACAGACCGTGATGGAGTTCCACTCGCCCGACGGGGTCGCGGTGGTGCAGTTCGACTCGGCGCCGCTGCGCCGGTTCCTGAGGAACTCGTACGCGCTGGTCCCGGCCGGCGAGGAGCGGCAGGACATCGAGGTGGAGAACGAGCTGAGCAAGCTGCTGCACCGAAGCTGAGCCAGCGCCCCCGCCCGCGCCCCCGCCCGCGCCCCGCCCGGCCGTGCGCGAACGGACAGCTCCCGGCTGGAAGCACCCGGAGCGGCAGCCCCCGGACAGGACAGCGGCCCGGTCCACACCCCCCACCGAGGTGTGCGACCGGGCCGCGTGTTCCGCTCCGGCTCCCGTCCCCACGGCGCCGGTGCGTGTCCGGGGCCGTGCACCGCTCTGGCGGCGGCCCCGGAGCTATCGGTGGATCAGGCGCGCACCAGCTCGCGGGCGGCACCCGGGCCGCCGTCGGGGCCGTCCCCGGCGCCGGAGGAGCCGGCCAGCGTCTTCTGGAGCGCCTCGCCCTCCACGTCCACGTTGGGCAGCAGCCGGTCCAGCCAGCGCGGCAGCCACCAGGCCCGCTTCCCGAGCAGCGCGAGCACGGCGGGCACGATGGCCATCCGGACCACGAAGGCGTCGAAGAAGACGGCGATGGCGAGCCCGAAGCCGATCATCTTGATCATCGACTCGCTGGAGCCGATGAAGCCCGCGAAGACGGCGATCATGATGACGGCGGCGGCGACGACCACCCGGGCGCCGTGCCGGAAGCCGGTGACGACCGCCTCGCCCGGCTGCTCGCCGTGGACGTACGCCTCACGCATCCGAGTGACGAGGAAGACCTCGTAGTCCATGGCGAGACCGAAGACCACGCCCACCATGAAGATCGGCATCATCGACATGATCGGACCGGTCTGCTCGACCCCGAACAGGCCCCCGAGCCAGCCCCACTGGAAGACCGCGACGACCGCGCCGAGCGCGGCGACCACGGAGAGCAGGAAGCCGAGCGCTGCCTTGAGGGGCACCAGCACCGAGCGGAAGACGAGCATCAGCAGCAGGAACGCGAGGCCGACGACGAGCGCGAGGTACGGGATGAGCGCGTCGTTCATCTTCTGCGAGAAGTCGATGTTCATCGCGGTGGCGCCGGTGACCAGGACTTCGGCCCCGTCGTCCGACTGCACCGTGGACCCGGTGTCACGGATGGAGTGGACCAGGTCCTCGGTCTTGACGGAGGAGGGACGGTCCTTGGGGATCACCGTGATGGTCGCGGTGTCGCCCGCCTTGTTGAGGGCGGGCGGGGTGACGACCGCGGCGGCGTCCATCTTCTTGATGCTGTCGGAGACCTTGGTGGCCGCCGCCTTGGCGTTGTTCTCGGCCTTGCCGTCGACCACGACCATCAGCGGCCCGTTGAAACCGGGGCCGAAGCCGTCGGAGAGCAGGTCGTACGCCTTGCGCTGGGTGGTGCTGGTCGGCTGTGAGCCGTCGTCGGGCAGACCCAGCTCCAGCGAGGCGGCCGGGACGGCGATGACGCCGAGCCCCACGACGGCCGTGACCAGGACGGTGACCGGCTTGCGCAGGACGAAACGCGCCCAGCGGGTGCCCATGTTGGGCTTCTCCTCGTCCTGCTCCTGGCCTCCGGCCGTACGGGCGGCCTTGTTCTCCAGCGCCGCGCGCTGCTTGCGTCCGTGCACCCGCTTGCCGGCGAAACCGAGCAGGGCCGGGATGAGGGTGAGCGCGATGAGGACGGCGATCACGACCGTACCTGCGGCGGCGAAGCCCATCTTGGTGAGCATCGGGATGTTGACGACGGCGAGGCCGACGAGCGCGATCACGACGGTGAGCCCGGCGAAGACCACGGCGGAACCCGCCGTACCGACGGCCCGTCCGGCCGCTTCCTCGCGGTCGCGGCCCTCGGACAGTTCGTTGCGGTAGCGGGAGACGATGAACAGCGCGTAGTCGATCCCGACCGCGAGCCCGATCATCATCGCGAGGGTGGAGGTGGTCGAGCCCAGATCCAGCACGTTGGCGAGCGCGGTGATGGTGGCGATACCGACGCCGACGCCGATGAGGGCGGTCAGCAGCGGCAGTCCGGCCGCGATCAGCGAGCCGAAGGTGATCACGAGCACGACGGCCGCGATCGCCACCCCGATGATCTCGGTGGCACCGGTCTCCGGCATGACCTGGAGCGCGTCACCGCCGATCTCCACCGTCAGCCCCTGGTCCCGGGCGTCGGTGCCGGCCTCTTCGAGCGCGGTACGGGTCGCGTCGGTCAGCTCCATCCCGCTGACCTTGTACGCGACCTGGATGTAGGCCGTCGTACCGTCCTCGGACAGGCCGCCCGCCTTGTACGGGTCGGTCACCGAGGCGACCTGCTTCGAGCTGTCCGTCAGCTCCTTGACGATCTTGCCGACCTCGGCCTTGTGGCCCGCTTCGGACATCTTCTCGTCGCCGGGCGCCTTGAAGACGACCCGGGCGGTCGCGCCATCGGCGCTGGCTCCGGGGAAGCGCTGTTCCAGGAGGTCGAATGCTTTCTGCGCCTCCGTCCCCGGTATGGAGAAGGAGCTGGAGGTGGCGGTGGACGCGGAGGCGGCGCCGACTCCGGCGAGCGCCAGCAGCGCCACCCACACCAGGGCGACATAGTGGCGGCGCCGGAAGGCGAGCCGGCCGAGCTTGTAGAGGAACGTGGCCACGAGGGCGTACTCCCGGGTCTAAGGAACGAACAGGGCATGGGGAGCCGGCCCGACGGCAGAGCGGTACGCGTCAGGTACTGCGAAGTGCTGGGGACACTACGGGTGGTACGGATGCTTCCGAAGATCAGACGCCGAGGGCGGGGAAGACGACGGCGTCGACGTAATGAGCGAGGAACGCCTGGTCCGGCGGCAGTCCCTCGATCAGCTGCCGGGCGGCGAAGGCGCCGACCAGCATGTGGGTGACATATTTCAGCGCGGGACTGTCCGCGGGGATCTCCCCGCGGTCCACGGCACGCCGGAGCAGCGTCCGGAGCCCGTCGATCTCGGGCTCGACGAGCAGCTCCCGCAACGCCTGGTACAGATCGGGATTGTCGTGCACGGCGTGGAACAGACCCCGCATCAGCGCGGCGTCCTTCTCCACCTGACAGTCGTCGACGTGCGACACCATGGCGAGGAAGTCCCCGCGCAGCGAACCGGTGTCGATCCGGCCCATGTGCAACGGCTTGCTGCTCCGCATCGCCCGGACGACCAGCTCGGCCTTGCTCCCCCACTGGCGGTAGAGGGTGGCCTTGCTGGAGTGGGTACGGGCGGCGACGGCGTCCATGGTGAGGGCGTCGTAACCGACCTCGCGCAGGAGGTCCAGCACGGCGGCGTACAGCTCGGCCTCGCGCTCGGGCGTGAGTCTGCTGCGTGCCATGGCCGGTCCTTCCCGATCCGAACGAAACGGTTTCGTACAGTACGAAGATAACCCCATGCCTCAGCGAAACGAAACCGTTTCGCTTGTGGCCTGCGCCACAGGGCGCCCGCGTCACCGCACCGGCGCCGTGGCTCGGAGGCCGCTCTACCGATGCTCCGAGGCTTCTCCTCCCGGCAGACCTCCACACCCGCCGTGCGCCATGGGTACCGTTCTGCGGTATGAGCCCCCACGGATGGAGCACGGATGCCTCACCGACCGCTTGAACGCCGCCGGTGCCTCATCGCCAGGGAGGCGCGCTGATGTTGGAAGAAGCCGAGGAGATCGGCCGCCGCGCCCGTCGTGCGCGGCTCCGTCTCGGGATGCCTCAGGCCGACCTCGCCGCCGCCCTGGGGAAGTCTCAAGGATGGGTGTCGAAGATGGAACGCGGCCTGATCGAGCTCGACCGTGTCGGTCTGCTCAACCTGCTCGCGACCGAGTTGCACGTGCACCCCAATGACCTGATCGGGCGCCCCTACAACAGCTCACCCGACGGGAATCAGTGGCAGGTCGCCGCGTCGTCCATCCTGCGCGAACTGCGCCGGTACGACCTCTCGCCCGTCTTTGACGGTACCCCACGGTCGGCCGGTCAGCTCTGGCAGGAGACCACCCGCCTGCACCGCCTCCGCGACGCAGCGGCGAACGTAGCGATTATTCAAGTCCTTCCCGACCTGTTCCGGGAAGCACGCGCCCTTGCCGAGGTATCCACCGGCCACGAGCACGAGGAAGCGTTCGCGATCTACGCCGTGTGCTGCAAGTTCGCGCATACCGCCGCACACGCCCTCGGACACCCCGAGTTGATCGCGATGTCGTGCGAGCGGGCCGCATGGTCCGCCCGCATGTCCGGCGACTCCGTCATGCCCGCTGTGGCCGACTGGATGCGCGTATGGGACATGTGGGCAACTGCGGATTGGGCGGACGCCGTCGCCCTCTCGGACAAAGCGATTCACAGCGTCCAACAAGCTTACGACCAGGGCGAACCTCTCGCAGTTCGCGCGTGGGGATCACTTCAACTGCGCGCGGCTGTATCAGCGGCACGGGGCGGGCGCCGAGCGGAAGCCGAGGATCGCATCGAGCATGCGAAGGCCGCGGCCAATCGACTGGGCGATTACGCCGGACCCCCGGTCCACGACCGGCATTCGCTCACATTCTCACCGGGCAACGTCCAGATTCACGCGATCAGTGTCACCCTGGAGATGCGGGAGCAGCGCAAGGCTCTGGCCATAAATCGGCGCACCAGCCCCGAGCTGGTCGCGGCACTCCCCAACTCCCGGCAGGGTCACCATCACATGGACCTCGCCCGAGCGTGGCTCTGGGACGGCAACCGGGACAAGGCGTTGAACGAGTTGGAAACGGCCGAGCGCGTCGCGCCTCAACTCATCCGCAACCATCCCATCGCGCGATCAACCCTGCGGAGCATCGTCTACGCCGAACGAGCGGCCACCCGCGAGAAGCTGCGCCGCATGTCAGACCGCTTTCGCCTCGACGAATGAGAGTGATATTCCTCCAGTTCATATTCGGCTGCCGTCCTGCCCCTAGCTTCGGTGCATGGCCGAACAGCCCTCGAAACAACTACCAGTGCGGGACGTCGAGTTAGGCGCAGGCGTCCCGTTCCACCCGCGACTCGGCGATCTCGCATCCGACCTCGCGCAGGGAGGACGCATCGGCGTCGTTGTCACCCTGCCGAGCGAAACCTCGGCGTCCTACCACCTGCGCCCGCCGGGAGGCGGACAGAACTGGTCGGCCAGGTCCGACGGCAGCACTCTGCGCCACGTCCCCGTACCGGTCACGCACGTCAGCCCCATGCAGCAGGATGTGCTCTACGACCACCGCGCACGGCAAGCCGCGCTGC
It encodes the following:
- a CDS encoding energy-coupling factor ABC transporter permease, whose product is MHVPDGFINVPVSVATGAVAAGAVAVSLRGARRELDERTAPLAGLVAAFVFAVQMLNFPVAAGTSGHLLGGALAAILVGPYTGVLCISVVLLMQGILFADGGLTALGVNITDMAVVTTVVAYALFRGLVKVLPRTRRSVTAASFVAALVSVPAAALAFTAMYALGGTTDIPIGKVLTAMVGVHVLIGIGEAVITALTVGAVLAVRPDLVYGARGLTAPLKLRVGGELVDAAPEPAAVPVPAAPVAAGPVAARSTRAFWATGLVTALVLAGFVSFYASSSPDGLEKVAADQGIDKKTEPHHTDDSPLAGYGVKDIADGRISGGLAGVIGVGATVAVGSGIFWVVRRRRGAQEAGQVPAGTV
- a CDS encoding SsgA family sporulation/cell division regulator, whose translation is MSPVVEQPAKARLITDAPHPRTVSVTLRYDGADPLAMRIVFPPEVSLDRERGEVVWAFARDLLESGLRLPSGNGDVQVWPCGRAQTVMEFHSPDGVAVVQFDSAPLRRFLRNSYALVPAGEERQDIEVENELSKLLHRS
- a CDS encoding MMPL family transporter, whose translation is MATFLYKLGRLAFRRRHYVALVWVALLALAGVGAASASTATSSSFSIPGTEAQKAFDLLEQRFPGASADGATARVVFKAPGDEKMSEAGHKAEVGKIVKELTDSSKQVASVTDPYKAGGLSEDGTTAYIQVAYKVSGMELTDATRTALEEAGTDARDQGLTVEIGGDALQVMPETGATEIIGVAIAAVVLVITFGSLIAAGLPLLTALIGVGVGIATITALANVLDLGSTTSTLAMMIGLAVGIDYALFIVSRYRNELSEGRDREEAAGRAVGTAGSAVVFAGLTVVIALVGLAVVNIPMLTKMGFAAAGTVVIAVLIALTLIPALLGFAGKRVHGRKQRAALENKAARTAGGQEQDEEKPNMGTRWARFVLRKPVTVLVTAVVGLGVIAVPAASLELGLPDDGSQPTSTTQRKAYDLLSDGFGPGFNGPLMVVVDGKAENNAKAAATKVSDSIKKMDAAAVVTPPALNKAGDTATITVIPKDRPSSVKTEDLVHSIRDTGSTVQSDDGAEVLVTGATAMNIDFSQKMNDALIPYLALVVGLAFLLLMLVFRSVLVPLKAALGFLLSVVAALGAVVAVFQWGWLGGLFGVEQTGPIMSMMPIFMVGVVFGLAMDYEVFLVTRMREAYVHGEQPGEAVVTGFRHGARVVVAAAVIMIAVFAGFIGSSESMIKMIGFGLAIAVFFDAFVVRMAIVPAVLALLGKRAWWLPRWLDRLLPNVDVEGEALQKTLAGSSGAGDGPDGGPGAARELVRA
- a CDS encoding TetR/AcrR family transcriptional regulator, producing MARSRLTPEREAELYAAVLDLLREVGYDALTMDAVAARTHSSKATLYRQWGSKAELVVRAMRSSKPLHMGRIDTGSLRGDFLAMVSHVDDCQVEKDAALMRGLFHAVHDNPDLYQALRELLVEPEIDGLRTLLRRAVDRGEIPADSPALKYVTHMLVGAFAARQLIEGLPPDQAFLAHYVDAVVFPALGV
- a CDS encoding helix-turn-helix domain-containing protein encodes the protein MLEEAEEIGRRARRARLRLGMPQADLAAALGKSQGWVSKMERGLIELDRVGLLNLLATELHVHPNDLIGRPYNSSPDGNQWQVAASSILRELRRYDLSPVFDGTPRSAGQLWQETTRLHRLRDAAANVAIIQVLPDLFREARALAEVSTGHEHEEAFAIYAVCCKFAHTAAHALGHPELIAMSCERAAWSARMSGDSVMPAVADWMRVWDMWATADWADAVALSDKAIHSVQQAYDQGEPLAVRAWGSLQLRAAVSAARGGRRAEAEDRIEHAKAAANRLGDYAGPPVHDRHSLTFSPGNVQIHAISVTLEMREQRKALAINRRTSPELVAALPNSRQGHHHMDLARAWLWDGNRDKALNELETAERVAPQLIRNHPIARSTLRSIVYAERAATREKLRRMSDRFRLDE